CGCTGCAGACGGCGGCCCAGCTGACCACCGTCATCGAGGTCGACGTCACCCGGATCGCCAGGTTGCGCCAGCGCGCCAAGGACGACTTCGAGGCCTCCGAAGGGGTCAGGCTCTCCTTCCTCCCCTTCTTCGCCAAGGCCACGGTGGAAGCGCTCAAGCTGCACCCCAAGCTGAACGCCTCCATCAACGAGGAGGCCAAGGAGATCACCTACCACGGCGCCGAGCACCTCTCGGTCGCCGTGGACACCGACCGGGGACTGCTGACCCCCGTCATCCACGACGCCGGTGACCTCAACCTCGGCGGGCTCGCCCGCAAGATCGCCGACGTGGCCGAGCGAACCCGTGACAACAAGATCAAGCCGGACGAGCTGTCCGGGGGCACGTTCACGCTGACCAACACCGGCAGCCGCGGCGCCCTGTTCGACACCCCGATCCTGAATCCGCCCCAGGTGGGGATGCTGGGAACCGGCGCCGTGGTCAAGCGACCCGTGGTCGTGTCCGACGAGGCGGGCGGCGACACCATCGCCATCCGCTCCATGGTCTACCTGGCGCTGTCCTACGACCACCGCCTCGTCGACGGTGCCGACGCCGCACGCTTCCTCAACACCGTCAAGCAGCGGCTCGAGGAGGGCGCCTTCGACGCCGATCTCGGGCTGTGAGCCCGCGAGGCCCGCACGGCCGGTGACGTGGCCGTGGCTTCCCGGGGCCGTCCACTTCGGTGGGCGGCCCCGTCGCTCGTCCACGGGTCTCCCGTTCGGTCACGGCCCCGGCCGGGCCCCGCGCCGTCCCGGGCCGGAGTGGCGTGGGGCCCGGGCGCCGGGAGTTCCACGGGATGCGACAGTTCTTCCCACCTGATCGAGTGAGCACCTCGCACTCTGGCGATCATTGCGACAGGATCGGGGCATGCGTGTGGTAATCGCCGGATCCTCCGGCCTGCTCGGAAGCCATCTCGTGCCCGCGCTCCGGCACGCCCGCCACGAGGTGATACGTCTGGTGCGGCGCGACTCGCAGGCCCCCGACGAACGTGGTTGGGACCCCGAGGCCGGTGTGATCGAGGAGGGCGCCCTGGACGGCGCCGACGCCGTGATCAACCTGTGCGGTGCTCCGCTCGGGGGCAGGAGGTGGAGCGCCGAGCGCAAGCGGGAGCTGCTCCGGTCCCGGACCCGGCCGACCGCCTTGCTGGCCGAGGCGATCGGGGAACGCGGCGTTCCGACGCTGATCAACGCCTCCGGCGTGGACTTCTACGGTGACACGGGCGGCAGGGTGATCACCGAGGCGGCGGGCCCGGGCAGCGGTTTTCTCGCCGACCTGTGCCAGCGCTGGGAAGCCGCCGCCGAGGCAGCGGCCCCCGCACGTGTGGTGCGGCTGCGCACCGGACCCGTGCTGGCGCCGTCCGGAGGGCTGCTCGGTCAGCTCAGGCCGCTGTTCTCGTTCATGCTCGGGGGCAGGCTCGGCGACGGTACCCAGTACATGCCCTGGATCTCGTTGGACGACGAGATATCCGCCATCAGGTTCGTGCTGGAGAACCAGCGGATCTCGGGACCGGTCAACATGACCGGCCCCGAGCCGGTGAGCAACGCGGAGTTCACCAGGGCGCTGGGCGAGGCGCTCGGCCGCCCGGCACCGTGGGTCATCCCCGGGTTCGCGATGCGGGCGGTGCTCGGCGAGTTCGCGCAGGAGGTCGCGCTGACCGGGCAGCGGGCGGTGCCCGCGGTACTGGAGGAGCACGGTTTCACCTTCCAGCACCCGACGGTGCGTTCCGCGCTCGGAGCGGCGGTCTCGGCCTGATCGGTACTCCCACCTCGGTCGTCGATCTCCCGGGAAACCCGCGCTCTCCCGTCTCCGCCCTCCCCGCGTGGAGCGGCGGTTCCGCGCGGAGAGCACGAGCGACGGTTCCGGAGAGACTGCGCCGGAGCAGGTGGTGCGAGTAGCGGTAGGGTGGCGTCCGTGAGTCACGGTGAAACCTCGTGCCGAGCCTCGGACCAGCCGATCGAGGTGCACGAGCTGGGCACGATCGACTATCTGACGGCTTGGCGTCGCCAGCAGGAACTGGCCACTGCCCGCGCCGAGGGAACCGGCTCGGACACCCTGCTGCTGCTCGAACACCCCTCGGTGTACACGGCCGGGAAACGAACCGAGCCGGAGGACCGGCCTCGGGACGGCACCCCGGTGATCGACGTGGACCGGGGAGGAAAGATCACCTGGCACGGTCCCGGCCAGCTGGTCGGCTACCCGATCCTGCGGCTGGCCGATCCGGTCGACGTCGTCGACTACGTGCGCAGACTGGAGCAGGCCCTGATCCGGGTGTGCGAGCGGTTCGGACTGCGGACCGGCCGGGTCGAGGGACGCAGCGGGGTGTGGCTCGCCGCCGACGGTGAGCGGCCCGAGCGCAAGATCGCGGCGATCGGGATCCGGGTGCAGCGCGGCGTGACCATGCACGGGTTGGAGCTGAACTGCGACGCCGACATGGCCGAATTCGACCGGATAGTTCCCTGCGGAATCAGCGACGCCGGAGTCACCTCGCTCTCGGCCGAGCTCGGCAGGGACGTCACGGTGG
The nucleotide sequence above comes from Actinopolyspora erythraea. Encoded proteins:
- the lipB gene encoding lipoyl(octanoyl) transferase LipB; translated protein: MSHGETSCRASDQPIEVHELGTIDYLTAWRRQQELATARAEGTGSDTLLLLEHPSVYTAGKRTEPEDRPRDGTPVIDVDRGGKITWHGPGQLVGYPILRLADPVDVVDYVRRLEQALIRVCERFGLRTGRVEGRSGVWLAADGERPERKIAAIGIRVQRGVTMHGLELNCDADMAEFDRIVPCGISDAGVTSLSAELGRDVTVAEALPLVRETVPEALEGTLPVTECDVRKQQEAPAGVTFALDPELR
- a CDS encoding TIGR01777 family oxidoreductase, coding for MRVVIAGSSGLLGSHLVPALRHARHEVIRLVRRDSQAPDERGWDPEAGVIEEGALDGADAVINLCGAPLGGRRWSAERKRELLRSRTRPTALLAEAIGERGVPTLINASGVDFYGDTGGRVITEAAGPGSGFLADLCQRWEAAAEAAAPARVVRLRTGPVLAPSGGLLGQLRPLFSFMLGGRLGDGTQYMPWISLDDEISAIRFVLENQRISGPVNMTGPEPVSNAEFTRALGEALGRPAPWVIPGFAMRAVLGEFAQEVALTGQRAVPAVLEEHGFTFQHPTVRSALGAAVSA